DNA sequence from the Deinococcus malanensis genome:
GTCCTGCTTGGCCTCGTCGCAGCCCGCCACGTCGGTGAAGTTCAGCTTTACCTGCCCCTCGCTGATCACCGCCGCCTTCGACTTCCCAAACTGACTCGTCGTGTCCTGGCTGTTTCCCTGACGGCTGCGCAGCAGCACCATCACCAGTCCGGCGATCAGAGCCAGGGTCAGCAGTCCGCTGAGCAGACTCAGACCGCTCAGCCGGGAAGTGGGCGCGTACTGCACGTTCACGCCTCTGGCCTGCAGCGCCTCGAGCCGCAGGGCCGGGTCGCTGGCCAGGCCCCGGGTGTGGTAGGGATCACCGTTTTTCAGCTGGCCGCTGATCGCGGCGGTGCCGTTCTGAAAGGTCACAATGGCGCTACTGACCTCGCCCTGTTTCAGTGCCTGCATAAAATCCGAGTTGTTCAGGTCCTGCCCGCCGCCGCGCGGCATCACCAGCACGATCACGACCAGCAGCACTCCGGCCCCGCCCAGGAGCGCCCAGGCCCAGCGGGGCCAGCTCAACGGCAGCACTCCTGGGTTACGGACATGCTCCAGTCTAGAGCCACGCTGCGCTCCACGAAGAGGAGCGTCTTCACCAAGTTCTGCGGTGTCAGGCCCTCATGTTCCTGATGTACTCTTCACGGTTTCGTCCGGATAACGGGGACCGGGAAAGACCCGGCAGACATGGATCAGACTCTGCGGGCATACTCGGCGGATGTGTTTTGCACGGTTTGCTTCTAACCTCCGCCTCCGGACCCGCCGACGAACCTCTGCCGGTGGCCTGCTGATGCTCGCCCTGCTGGGTGCCCCGCTGAGTGCCACCCCTGTGCTGAGCGCCCAGGCCGCGGTGACCCGGGTGGGCTCGGTGCAGCTGACTTTCACGGTGGATCAGGCCACGGCCTATATCAATGGCGAGCCGGTGCGCCTGCAGAATGTCCCGCGCAACGTGGGCGGACGAAGCATGCTGCCGCTGCGTGAAATGGCCGCCCTGCTGGGCCAGACCCTGACCGCCGGCAACGGCCAGACACAGCTGGGCCGCCTGAGCGTGGACACCAGCCGTCATCAGGTGTCGCTTTCCGGCCTTCCGCAGCCTGCTGGCAACGCCGCCACAGTGGGCGGGGTGCTGTATGTCAGTGTGCGTTCGCTGGCCGACGCCCTGAACGCCAACCTGAGTGCTGCCGACGATTCGGGACGCACCGTGACCCTGACTGCGCTGCGTGAGGGGGGCAACCCGTCGGCTCCCCAGGCCCGCTTCTCGACCGACAAGAGTGTCTACGCGCCCGGCGAGCGGGTGATCTACACCGAGTACCCCTACGACCCGGACGGTGCCGACATCACAGGGCGCCGCTGGAGTGGCCGCCAGGACGTGTTTTTCCAGCCGGGCACCTATACGGTCAGCCTGGCCGTGACCAACAGCCGCGGCCTGCAGAGCCAGCCCTTCACCCGCACCATCCGGGTGGAAGGCACCCCGATCGACACCCCGCTGACCTACGCGCTGAAGTACGCGCAGCCGGGCGACGCGTTTCCCGATCCACAGGTGCTGAGCTACCCGGCTGCGGCGCCTACGGTCATTCAGGGGCCCAACTACCCGCTGCTGTTCAGTGACAGTCCTGAAGTGCCCAGCCAGAGCGGGGTGCTGTACCAGGACAGCCTCTCGGGCCGCGCGCGCCTGCTGGCCTATCACATGAATGGGTTGGGCCGCCCCGCGCGCCTGTATATTCTGGCGCGCAACCTGGAAAGCCGCGAGGTGGAGGTCCGCACCGAGCGTCAGGGTGAAACGGCCCCCACCCGCATCGAGGGTCTGCTGGGGCAGGTCACCCTGCTGGAGTACTTTGCCAGCACCGGCGGCGCCACCTTGAGTCTGGCCCCGGGGCAGTCGGCCGCCGTATATGCCAGCCCGACCCTGAACCCGGGCAGCGGCGTGAACATCATGCAGGACATCGATGCCTCGGGCCGGGTGGAGCTGACCTTCCTGATGCTGGAGGCGAGCCTTCCCCCCACGGCGCAGGTCGCCCAGCAGCTGCCCTACCTGCAGCCGGACGGCCGTCACGTGCGCGGCACCTTCCCGGGCGCGGTGCGCAGCCTGCGCGTCAATCTGGGGGCACTGCCCACCCGCATCGTGATCGGGGACGGACAGGTGGACCCGGCCGTGATCGGCGTGGACGCCCTGACCCGTCAGCCCGTGCGTCTGGCCGGGAACTACGGGGTGCTGTACGACCTGGAGGTCAATGGCGCCAGCGGGACGGCCGTGGCCCTGAGCCCACGCGGTGGCCTGTACCGGGGCGCCATGAATGTCCAGGACGGTCCGTTTAACCAGACCATCAAACTGCCGCGTCAGGGCAATGCTCTGCAGCCCGAGCATCCGGTGCTGCTGTGGCGCGCGCAGTCCGACCGGCTGAAGATTGACTTTGTGCCGTCCAGTGGCAGCAATCTACCGATCAGCCTGGTGTTCTACCGCACCCGGACCCTGCCGGGGTACAGCGGCGGGCTCAAGACCTACCAGCCCTAACCTCAGGTCCAATGATGGAGGCGGCCCTTCTGCGGGGGCTGCCTCCATCATGCTTTTTTCAGGGTTCCGGATGATCGGCCAGCCAGGCCAGTACCTTGGACGCATTGCGGTCGGGAGGAAATACGGGATAGAAGACATGTTCGACCAGGCCGCCCTGCAGGATCAGGGTGACACGGCGCAGCAGGGTCTCTCCGCCTGCCTGGAAGGTCGGCAGGCGCAGTGCGCTGCACAGAGCACGCCCGGCGTCCGACAGCAGTGGAAAAGGGAGGTGCAGCCGCGTCGCCGCCTCCCGCTGCTCGGTGGTGTTCTGGACACTGAGTCCAAACACCCGCGCGCCAGCTGAACGCAACTCGGCGTGATGGTCCCGAAAGGCACAGGACTGCGGCGTGCAGCCTCTGGCCCCGGGGATCAGGTCCCAGTCTTCCGGCATGGGCACGCCTGGACGGGCCGTGCGCGGGTAGATATACAACACCGACCTCTCCGGCAAGGCGGAGAGGTCGGTGTTAAGACCATCGGTTCCGGGCAGGGCCATAGACGGAAGCGGGAGGCCTGCCAAGTGCGCGCAGGCGCCGTCATCAGCGGGAGCGGGCAGGTCGCCGGGCAGGGTCAGGAACTCGCTCATGCCCTCAGCCTAAGCCCGCTCAGTTCAGTCCTCGCCCTCCTCGCCCTTCTTGCCGCGCTTGTAAGGGCCCTTTTCCTTCCACTTGAGCCGTACGGGCACACCGGCCAGCTGCAGGTCCTCGCGGATGCGGTTTTGCAGGAAGCCCTCGTAGGCGCGGGTCACGAAGTCGGCGCGGTTGCAGAAGATGGCGAAGGTGGGCGGCGCGGTCTCCACCTGGGTCATGAAGTACATCTTGAGTTTCTTGCCGTGGAAGTTCGGCACGGCCTGGCGCATCTGCCAGACCTCCAGCCAGCGGTTGAGCTCGCTGGTCGGAATGCGGCTCTGCCACTTGTCGTGCAGCTTCATGGCCTCGGCCAGCATCTCGTGAATCCCGTAGTCGTTGATGGCGCTGGTGTACACGCGCGGCGCGAAGGAAATATGGTGCAGCTTCTGGTTCAGGTCCTTCTCGGTGCGCTTGAGTTCCTCGTCCGGCACCAGGTCCCACTTGTTGACCACCACTATCACCGGCTTGCCGCTGTCGTAGGCCAGGTTGGCCAGTTTGAGCTCGTGGTCGCCCATGTCGGTCGCGTTCACGACCAGCCAGATCAGGTCACTGCGTTCGATGGCGGCCTGCGAGCGCTGGATGGCGTAGTCCTCAATGGCCGTGTCGGGCTTCTTGCGGATGCCGGCAGTGTCCACCAGCACGAAGCGCTGACCGCCGAAATCCCATTCCACGTCCAGGCTGTCCCGGGTGGTCCCGGGCTGGTCGGCCACGATGGCGCGGTCGGTGTTGGTGATGGCGTTGAGCAGACTGGACTTACCCACGTTGGGCCTCCCGATCAGCGAGATGCGGATCGGCGCGACTTCCGGCACGTCCTCGTCATCGGCCGGCAGGTGGGTCATGACGCGGTCGAGCAGCTCATCGAGACCGCGGGCGTGCTCGGCGCTGATGGCCACCGGATCGCCGAAGCCCAGACCCCACAGTT
Encoded proteins:
- a CDS encoding ATP-dependent metallopeptidase FtsH/Yme1/Tma family protein is translated as MLPLSWPRWAWALLGGAGVLLVVIVLVMPRGGGQDLNNSDFMQALKQGEVSSAIVTFQNGTAAISGQLKNGDPYHTRGLASDPALRLEALQARGVNVQYAPTSRLSGLSLLSGLLTLALIAGLVMVLLRSRQGNSQDTTSQFGKSKAAVISEGQVKLNFTDVAGCDEAKQD
- a CDS encoding stalk domain-containing protein gives rise to the protein MLALLGAPLSATPVLSAQAAVTRVGSVQLTFTVDQATAYINGEPVRLQNVPRNVGGRSMLPLREMAALLGQTLTAGNGQTQLGRLSVDTSRHQVSLSGLPQPAGNAATVGGVLYVSVRSLADALNANLSAADDSGRTVTLTALREGGNPSAPQARFSTDKSVYAPGERVIYTEYPYDPDGADITGRRWSGRQDVFFQPGTYTVSLAVTNSRGLQSQPFTRTIRVEGTPIDTPLTYALKYAQPGDAFPDPQVLSYPAAAPTVIQGPNYPLLFSDSPEVPSQSGVLYQDSLSGRARLLAYHMNGLGRPARLYILARNLESREVEVRTERQGETAPTRIEGLLGQVTLLEYFASTGGATLSLAPGQSAAVYASPTLNPGSGVNIMQDIDASGRVELTFLMLEASLPPTAQVAQQLPYLQPDGRHVRGTFPGAVRSLRVNLGALPTRIVIGDGQVDPAVIGVDALTRQPVRLAGNYGVLYDLEVNGASGTAVALSPRGGLYRGAMNVQDGPFNQTIKLPRQGNALQPEHPVLLWRAQSDRLKIDFVPSSGSNLPISLVFYRTRTLPGYSGGLKTYQP
- the der gene encoding ribosome biogenesis GTPase Der encodes the protein MHKVAIVGRPNVGKSSLFNRLIGRREAVVADFPGVTRDAKEGLMLYHNHRITLIDTGGLWSGDEWEAAIREKAEWAMEGAQAVVFVLDPREGLSAADYEVAEWLRRVGKPVIVVANKIDSPKHEVYLAELWGLGFGDPVAISAEHARGLDELLDRVMTHLPADDEDVPEVAPIRISLIGRPNVGKSSLLNAITNTDRAIVADQPGTTRDSLDVEWDFGGQRFVLVDTAGIRKKPDTAIEDYAIQRSQAAIERSDLIWLVVNATDMGDHELKLANLAYDSGKPVIVVVNKWDLVPDEELKRTEKDLNQKLHHISFAPRVYTSAINDYGIHEMLAEAMKLHDKWQSRIPTSELNRWLEVWQMRQAVPNFHGKKLKMYFMTQVETAPPTFAIFCNRADFVTRAYEGFLQNRIREDLQLAGVPVRLKWKEKGPYKRGKKGEEGED
- a CDS encoding peroxiredoxin, giving the protein MSEFLTLPGDLPAPADDGACAHLAGLPLPSMALPGTDGLNTDLSALPERSVLYIYPRTARPGVPMPEDWDLIPGARGCTPQSCAFRDHHAELRSAGARVFGLSVQNTTEQREAATRLHLPFPLLSDAGRALCSALRLPTFQAGGETLLRRVTLILQGGLVEHVFYPVFPPDRNASKVLAWLADHPEP